Within Fusarium keratoplasticum isolate Fu6.1 chromosome 8, whole genome shotgun sequence, the genomic segment CAGACATCCAGGTGCTGGTGAGAGAACCAGGCAGGGTAGCCCAGGCGCCGATCAACAAGTCCAAATATCAATGTATGATAACAAACAGAGCTTGCAGAAGTGAATGATATCAACTGTTAGTGACCAGGTGCTGAAGCCAGCACGATTGTGACGAGGGGCAAAACATGAGATATTCAAAGGGGTATCTATCTTGGTTCGCATTTTGTTTCATCTAGGCCCTACGGAAGCACAAGGTGCTGATGGTCTGGCCCTTGGCACCACCAAAGCTGAATGTCCGATATTCGACTCTCCCAACAACGTCAAAGCCCTCCCCGTCCCGTCTCTCAAACCAGCTCCGCAGCTCCGACTCGGTCCAGTTACAGCTCGTGACCAAGAAGATGCCGCCCCTACGGACCAGCTGGAGCACCCTCTCCCGGTATCCCTCACACAGGCGTCGTCCCTGAGCATCCTTTTCGTCACTCAGCGAAATGGCGTCAAAGGTTCCCTTGTCCAGTACCACGTCCCAGCCCTCGGCCTGCGAGCCGTTGAGCACCGTATCAAAGGGACCGGCTATCACATCCCACTCCTGGAACTCGACGTCTTCGGATTCTTTGGTGGTGGCGATCTGTCGGGCGAGGGAGATACTCTTTGGACTGTAATCAACTCCCAGAGCCCGACCTGTCCAATCCTCTTCGCGCAGCgaaaagaggagagaacCATTCCCGCAAccgaggtcgaggaagctggtGTTGTCGTGGGAGAGCGCAGGGCTGTCGGGGTCTTCAGGCTCGAGGAGGCCttcgaggaactcgaggaTCTTTGCTTCGGCGTCAGAGTCGTCGAACCACACGGTTCCGATATCGCTTGGGTCTTCGGTGTGGTTTGTTATCTCGGTCGTGTACAGGTTATCCCAACTGGGCAGCAGCACATGT encodes:
- a CDS encoding Protein-lysine N-methyltransferase EFM4, with protein sequence MSSSDNPQHLEPSKLGTKEYWDNLYTTEITNHTEDPSDIGTVWFDDSDAEAKILEFLEGLLEPEDPDSPALSHDNTSFLDLGCGNGSLLFSLREEDWTGRALGVDYSPKSISLARQIATTKESEDVEFQEWDVIAGPFDTVLNGSQAEGWDVVLDKGTFDAISLSDEKDAQGRRLCEGYRERVLQLVRRGGIFLVTSCNWTESELRSWFERRDGEGFDVVGRVEYRTFSFGGAKGQTISTLCFRRA